A part of Terriglobus roseus genomic DNA contains:
- a CDS encoding Nif3-like dinuclear metal center hexameric protein — protein sequence MHSVGKRSWLVAALLLATTGISAQQALTAEQLIAKMREAAGIVPGSNTVDTIKAGDPQTVVTGVATTATPTMDVLRKAVAAHDNLVITHEPTFYNHQDQDTLVKNDPVYQEKLKYIQDHKLVVFRWHDGAHAHQPDFIMEGWKQKAGWATAQRNPHEPMLYTTAPTTVRALADSLRSKTGAKVVRVIGDPNLKVTKIAYAPGAPGPAPQIAALERDDVEVLVGGEIPEWETIAYAWDAQQQGRHKALILMGHYTSEEPGMDNFASWLRKTMPGLRVDFIPAGEPYWLAH from the coding sequence ATGCATTCAGTTGGGAAACGATCATGGTTGGTGGCGGCATTGTTGCTGGCTACTACTGGTATCTCTGCACAGCAGGCACTTACTGCGGAACAGTTGATTGCGAAGATGCGTGAGGCTGCCGGGATTGTGCCGGGGTCGAACACGGTGGACACGATTAAGGCAGGTGATCCGCAAACGGTTGTCACTGGTGTTGCGACGACTGCGACGCCCACGATGGATGTGTTGCGTAAAGCGGTTGCCGCACACGACAACCTTGTCATCACGCATGAGCCGACGTTCTACAACCATCAGGATCAGGACACGCTGGTCAAGAACGATCCTGTGTATCAGGAGAAGCTGAAGTACATTCAGGATCACAAACTGGTGGTCTTCCGGTGGCATGATGGAGCGCACGCACATCAGCCGGACTTCATCATGGAAGGCTGGAAGCAGAAGGCGGGATGGGCGACCGCGCAACGCAATCCGCATGAGCCGATGCTGTACACCACGGCACCCACAACGGTGCGTGCACTTGCCGATTCATTGCGCTCGAAGACCGGCGCTAAAGTGGTGCGTGTGATTGGCGATCCGAATCTGAAGGTGACGAAGATTGCTTATGCACCGGGTGCTCCGGGGCCTGCACCGCAGATTGCAGCGCTGGAACGCGACGATGTAGAAGTACTCGTTGGCGGCGAGATTCCTGAGTGGGAGACCATTGCTTATGCGTGGGACGCTCAGCAGCAGGGACGGCACAAGGCGCTGATCCTGATGGGGCACTACACCAGTGAAGAACCTGGCATGGATAACTTTGCGAGTTGGTTGCGCAAGACCATGCCAGGCTTGCGCGTGGATTTCATTCCCGCAGGCGAGCCTTACTGGCTTGCTCACTAG
- a CDS encoding VWA domain-containing protein, translating to MRHHSLIASFLLLPALASGQNVSVPTLHTDVRLTTVDVVITDKNGNPVPGLKREDFSLRENKQAQALRGFEEHTGTTPTQYDPPRPGVFTNATAARGGVSNVLLIDFLNTPPQDQPFMRDQLVKFVQAQPAGTRTAIFAMNSSVTLLQDFTADPRILKAALVSMGTRFSAFVTKPPAVPNENVQALETLYESGNPAVQSIVAGLMQVTNDIQTRQDSVVTRNNALYTMQCLREVAEYLAGVNGRKNLVWVSGGFPTVIQRDVEATGNPFVGNEMLGTEMQQTQNLLASSQISVYPVDPRGVPVRPSQLPGNDLLASDLAAQQRMNGSRSFSPQDKEYDNSVFQEHVSMEQLADATGGKAFFNTNDIAQGMKQAIDDGTRFYTLSYTPPLSVKPGQFRDIEVSVRGKGLHLAYRHGYFAVPPRGATPSALNSKKTSLAMQPMAPQSSEVLFQMEVSKPTTNIDAAKVIGAPVFEAQPHGTYQLNAVVDFSTLQFSPDADGKMHGVVDVATVIYDKNGKVLDSRNDRATLALDDARYQAMLKSGMRYHQIVALPDKGDGYVRVAVHDAMTDKLGTVQMAMDSIRTSAKPH from the coding sequence ATGCGTCATCACTCCCTGATTGCTTCTTTTCTCCTTTTGCCAGCCTTGGCCTCTGGCCAAAATGTATCGGTACCAACGCTGCATACAGATGTAAGGCTGACTACGGTGGATGTCGTCATCACCGACAAGAACGGCAATCCCGTTCCAGGGTTAAAGAGAGAAGATTTCTCCCTTCGCGAGAATAAGCAGGCACAGGCACTTCGCGGATTTGAAGAACATACCGGAACAACTCCGACTCAGTATGATCCGCCACGTCCCGGCGTATTTACCAACGCCACCGCAGCCCGTGGCGGAGTTAGCAATGTTCTGCTGATTGATTTTTTGAACACGCCTCCGCAGGACCAGCCGTTCATGCGTGACCAGCTAGTGAAGTTTGTTCAGGCACAACCAGCGGGCACCCGAACTGCCATCTTCGCCATGAACTCTTCCGTGACACTGCTGCAGGATTTCACAGCAGATCCGCGCATTCTGAAGGCAGCGTTGGTCAGCATGGGAACAAGATTTTCAGCGTTCGTAACCAAGCCGCCGGCTGTCCCAAATGAAAATGTGCAGGCGCTGGAAACCCTTTATGAATCTGGAAATCCCGCGGTTCAGTCGATTGTCGCAGGCTTAATGCAGGTGACTAACGACATACAAACCAGACAGGATTCAGTGGTCACACGCAACAATGCTCTTTACACCATGCAGTGCCTCCGTGAGGTCGCTGAATACTTGGCCGGTGTAAACGGGCGCAAGAACCTGGTGTGGGTGTCCGGAGGATTTCCCACTGTCATCCAGCGTGACGTTGAAGCCACTGGCAATCCATTTGTAGGTAATGAAATGTTGGGGACGGAGATGCAACAAACGCAGAATCTTCTGGCGAGCAGCCAGATATCTGTGTATCCCGTAGATCCACGTGGCGTGCCGGTACGTCCATCACAACTGCCTGGGAATGATCTACTCGCAAGCGACCTCGCGGCACAGCAACGCATGAACGGCAGTAGAAGCTTCTCACCGCAGGACAAGGAATACGACAATAGCGTCTTTCAGGAACACGTCTCCATGGAGCAACTAGCGGATGCAACTGGAGGCAAAGCGTTTTTCAATACAAACGACATTGCCCAGGGGATGAAGCAGGCCATTGATGATGGAACGCGCTTCTACACATTGAGTTACACGCCTCCACTGTCTGTAAAGCCGGGCCAGTTCCGTGACATTGAAGTCTCAGTCAGAGGTAAGGGGTTACATCTCGCATATCGCCACGGATACTTTGCGGTGCCTCCGCGTGGAGCCACACCGTCTGCATTGAATTCGAAGAAAACTTCGCTTGCCATGCAGCCCATGGCGCCACAGAGCAGCGAGGTACTCTTTCAGATGGAAGTGTCAAAACCCACGACGAATATTGATGCTGCAAAGGTAATTGGCGCGCCGGTCTTTGAAGCACAACCGCATGGAACTTATCAGTTGAATGCCGTGGTGGATTTCTCCACTCTACAATTCTCACCTGATGCCGATGGCAAGATGCACGGCGTGGTGGATGTTGCCACCGTCATCTACGACAAGAACGGCAAAGTACTCGACTCTCGCAACGATCGCGCCACGCTCGCCTTGGACGACGCACGCTATCAGGCCATGCTGAAAAGCGGGATGCGCTATCACCAGATCGTTGCGTTACCTGACAAGGGTGATGGCTACGTTCGCGTCGCCGTGCATGATGCCATGACAGACAAACTGGGCACAGTACAGATGGCAATGGATTCCATCCGCACCTCAGCCAAGCCTCATTAA
- a CDS encoding DUF3861 domain-containing protein: MDQYRYKLTLERVAGKDGVVRGNTDDKVTFEAYNHDDLFNILERQKAKGLWDDDTAAQLAIGFKMFAEVALHHRNDPLFEPLMPHIKEFIGRLKALPAKSETTE; encoded by the coding sequence ATGGATCAGTATCGTTACAAGCTGACGTTAGAACGCGTGGCAGGCAAAGACGGCGTAGTGCGTGGAAACACCGACGACAAGGTCACCTTTGAGGCCTACAATCACGACGACCTCTTCAACATCCTCGAACGCCAAAAAGCGAAGGGCCTATGGGATGACGACACTGCAGCCCAACTCGCCATCGGCTTCAAGATGTTCGCAGAAGTTGCACTGCACCACCGCAACGATCCACTCTTCGAGCCACTGATGCCCCACATCAAAGAATTCATCGGCCGTCTTAAGGCGCTACCCGCCAAGAGCGAAACGACAGAGTAG
- a CDS encoding aconitate hydratase: protein MSTSLNTFASRATLTSGGKSYTYYRLDSLAEKGVELSRLPFSLRVLLENLLRREDGVTVTADDIEFLAKWQPTAEPSREIAYMPARVLMQDFTGVPAIVDLGAMRDAMKALGGDAEKINPLIPAELVIDHSVQVDEYGLKNAYDINSLLEFQRNRERYAFLKWGQSAFNNFSAVPPGMGICHQVNLEYLARVVFTTPGGEAYPDTCVGTDSHTTMVNGLGVLGWGVGGIEAEAAMLGQPVSMLVPQVVGFRLTGKLKQGTTATDLVLTVTEMLRKHGVVGKFVEFFGSGISELPLADRATIANMAPEYGATCGIFPVDAETLAYLRLTGRTDEQVKLVEDYYRAQGMFHTADAPEAQYSSTLELDLATVEPSVAGPKRPQDRVALSQTAASFAKQLPSLYGPNANTKGDRQIVRWQGEGGHPSADGSIESAVGAPEPGKDGVLVEANEPIPSIKDRFGIDVDPYLHHGSIVIAAITSCTNTSNPYVMLAAGLLAKKAVEKGLQTPPWVKTSLAPGSRVVTDYYNKAGLQTYLDALRFNTVGYGCTTCIGNSGALPTDVSKSIEEHGLVAVSVLSGNRNFEGRINSDVRANYLMSPPLVVAYALAGRIDFDFDNEPIGKGKDGSDVFLKDIWPTQEEVNKTVNDSIDAEMFRTQYSTVSDGDHNWQALKFPLGDVYGWEADSTYIRQAPYFDGMPAIPTPVTDIHDARVLAVLGDSVTTDHISPAGSIKLNGPAGKYLTENGVKPADFNSYGSRRGNHEVMVRGTFANVRLRNKLAPGTEGGVTRLLPEGTGMSIYDASVEYAKRNTPLAILAGKEYGSGSSRDWAAKGPRLLGIRFVLAESYERIHRSNLVGMGILPLQFQEGDNVESLGLTGEEVYSVPGLKDMLDAKFANGKQITVEAKKADGTVLHIPATVRIDTPQEILYYQHGGILQYVLRQLAGKA from the coding sequence ATGAGCACTTCGCTGAATACTTTCGCAAGCCGCGCCACACTTACCTCGGGCGGCAAAAGCTACACCTATTACCGGCTGGATTCGTTGGCAGAAAAGGGTGTGGAGCTGTCGCGCCTGCCTTTCTCGCTGCGCGTTCTGCTTGAAAACCTGCTACGCCGCGAAGATGGCGTAACGGTTACCGCCGATGACATTGAATTCCTCGCCAAATGGCAGCCCACGGCTGAGCCCTCGCGCGAAATCGCCTACATGCCTGCACGCGTGCTGATGCAGGACTTCACTGGCGTTCCGGCAATTGTGGACCTGGGCGCGATGCGCGATGCCATGAAGGCGCTGGGCGGCGATGCGGAGAAGATTAATCCGCTGATCCCTGCGGAACTGGTTATAGACCACTCGGTGCAGGTGGATGAGTACGGCTTGAAGAACGCGTATGACATCAACTCGCTGCTGGAGTTTCAACGCAATCGCGAGCGTTACGCCTTCCTGAAGTGGGGACAGAGCGCGTTCAACAATTTCAGCGCGGTGCCGCCGGGCATGGGCATCTGCCACCAGGTGAACCTGGAGTATTTGGCGCGCGTTGTGTTTACAACGCCGGGCGGTGAAGCGTATCCCGATACCTGCGTTGGTACCGATAGCCACACGACGATGGTCAACGGCCTGGGCGTTCTGGGTTGGGGTGTTGGTGGCATTGAAGCCGAGGCTGCAATGCTGGGCCAGCCGGTGTCGATGCTGGTGCCGCAGGTGGTGGGCTTCCGCCTGACGGGCAAGCTGAAGCAGGGAACCACGGCTACCGATCTGGTGCTGACTGTGACCGAGATGCTGCGTAAGCATGGTGTTGTCGGCAAGTTTGTGGAGTTCTTCGGCAGCGGTATCAGCGAGCTTCCGCTGGCTGATCGCGCAACGATTGCGAACATGGCTCCTGAGTATGGCGCGACGTGCGGCATCTTCCCTGTGGATGCGGAGACGCTAGCGTATCTTCGCTTGACCGGACGCACGGATGAGCAGGTAAAGCTGGTTGAGGACTACTACCGTGCGCAGGGCATGTTCCACACCGCCGACGCGCCCGAAGCACAGTACAGCAGCACGCTGGAACTTGATCTGGCGACGGTGGAGCCGAGCGTTGCCGGACCGAAGCGTCCACAGGATCGCGTGGCGCTGTCGCAGACCGCGGCGTCGTTCGCGAAGCAGTTGCCTTCGCTGTATGGCCCGAATGCGAACACCAAGGGCGATCGTCAGATTGTGCGTTGGCAGGGTGAGGGCGGACATCCGTCGGCTGATGGCTCCATTGAGTCTGCGGTGGGTGCGCCGGAGCCGGGTAAGGACGGCGTGCTGGTAGAAGCGAACGAGCCGATCCCGTCGATCAAGGATCGCTTTGGTATTGACGTTGATCCGTATCTGCATCACGGCAGCATTGTGATTGCGGCGATCACGTCGTGCACGAATACTTCAAATCCGTACGTGATGCTGGCTGCTGGTCTGCTGGCGAAGAAGGCAGTTGAGAAGGGCTTGCAGACACCGCCGTGGGTGAAGACATCGCTTGCGCCGGGTTCGCGCGTGGTGACCGACTACTACAACAAGGCTGGTCTGCAGACGTATCTGGACGCATTGCGCTTCAACACGGTTGGTTATGGTTGCACCACCTGCATTGGCAACTCCGGTGCGCTGCCCACGGATGTGTCGAAGTCGATTGAAGAGCATGGGCTGGTTGCAGTGAGTGTGCTCTCGGGAAATCGTAATTTTGAAGGCCGTATCAACTCAGATGTGCGCGCGAACTATCTCATGTCGCCGCCGCTGGTGGTTGCTTACGCGCTGGCTGGCCGCATTGATTTTGACTTCGACAACGAACCCATCGGCAAGGGCAAGGATGGCAGCGATGTCTTCCTGAAGGACATCTGGCCGACGCAGGAAGAAGTCAACAAGACTGTGAACGACAGCATTGATGCAGAGATGTTCCGTACGCAGTACAGCACTGTCAGCGATGGCGATCATAACTGGCAGGCGCTGAAGTTCCCGCTGGGTGATGTGTATGGATGGGAGGCTGACTCCACGTACATTCGTCAGGCTCCGTACTTTGACGGCATGCCCGCAATCCCCACGCCGGTAACGGACATTCATGATGCTCGCGTGCTTGCGGTGCTGGGTGATTCAGTTACGACCGATCACATCTCGCCCGCTGGCTCGATTAAGCTGAACGGTCCCGCAGGCAAGTATCTGACTGAGAACGGCGTGAAGCCCGCAGACTTCAACAGCTACGGTTCGCGTCGCGGCAACCATGAGGTGATGGTGCGCGGCACGTTTGCGAATGTGCGTCTGCGCAACAAGCTGGCTCCGGGAACAGAGGGCGGTGTGACTCGTCTGCTGCCGGAAGGGACCGGCATGAGCATCTACGATGCGTCGGTCGAGTACGCGAAGCGCAACACGCCGCTGGCGATTCTTGCTGGTAAGGAATATGGTTCTGGTTCTTCGCGCGATTGGGCTGCGAAGGGGCCGCGTCTGCTTGGCATTCGTTTTGTGCTGGCAGAGAGCTACGAACGCATTCACCGTTCGAACCTGGTGGGCATGGGCATTTTGCCTCTGCAGTTCCAGGAAGGTGACAATGTGGAATCGTTGGGCCTGACGGGCGAAGAGGTGTACTCGGTTCCTGGCTTGAAGGACATGCTGGACGCGAAGTTTGCGAACGGCAAGCAGATCACCGTGGAAGCAAAGAAGGCTGACGGTACTGTGCTGCACATTCCGGCAACCGTTCGCATCGATACGCCGCAGGAGATCCTGTACTACCAGCACGGCGGCATTCTGCAGTATGTGCTGCGTCAGTTGGCTGGTAAGGCATAA
- a CDS encoding serine hydrolase domain-containing protein, translated as MRILPAFALSVVLTAPTLLHAQKLNDADRTKIESAMTKVMDDTGTPSISLGIARGGNVIYTKAFGHAVLEEQGATTQRAVLADAAMAYPIGSISKQFTAACILLLQERGKLKLDDPVGKWFPDFTEANKVTVRNLLTHTSGYSDYAPQDYTIPAWTKPIKSETLIREWATKPLDFEPGTKWQYSNTNFQMAALIIEKVTGQKFHDFLWANVITPLKLQGVLDLDTDRAKLQVRGYERHAMGPLRPAILESPGWYTGDGGLAMPIATLMQWDESIVHRTLLKPASYDEMIKPFILKDGSDSHYGLGVFSQVRNGKHFVSHSGEVGGFVSNNVIALDDDIAFAALTNVEGPGAAPATSALVPILLPSLVNASKKTASKPEEASAPAEPTYDKTHAEQVKTILLGLQKGSLDRNLLTADANFYFNETTIGDFKSSLQPLGALQTVTQTSEKLRGGMIFRTYDAEFAGKTLDVTTYTQNDGKLEQFLVEP; from the coding sequence TTGCGAATCCTTCCAGCTTTTGCACTTTCCGTTGTGCTGACAGCCCCTACCCTCCTGCACGCTCAGAAGCTCAACGATGCCGACCGGACAAAGATTGAATCGGCTATGACGAAGGTGATGGACGACACAGGAACCCCCAGCATCTCCCTCGGTATCGCCCGTGGCGGTAACGTGATTTACACCAAGGCATTCGGTCACGCGGTACTGGAGGAACAGGGCGCCACGACGCAACGTGCAGTTCTAGCAGACGCTGCCATGGCGTATCCCATCGGCTCCATCTCCAAGCAGTTCACCGCCGCGTGCATCCTGCTGTTGCAGGAGCGCGGCAAGCTGAAGCTGGATGACCCCGTAGGCAAATGGTTCCCCGACTTCACAGAAGCCAACAAGGTTACCGTCCGCAACCTGCTAACCCACACCAGCGGCTACAGTGACTACGCACCGCAGGACTACACTATCCCGGCGTGGACCAAGCCAATCAAGAGCGAAACGCTGATACGCGAATGGGCCACCAAGCCGCTCGATTTCGAACCCGGAACCAAGTGGCAGTACAGCAACACCAACTTCCAGATGGCCGCGCTCATCATTGAGAAAGTCACTGGACAGAAATTCCATGACTTTCTCTGGGCAAACGTGATTACCCCGTTGAAGCTGCAAGGCGTTCTGGATCTTGATACTGACCGCGCAAAGCTACAGGTGCGTGGCTACGAGCGACACGCCATGGGACCGCTGCGCCCCGCCATTCTGGAATCGCCTGGTTGGTACACCGGCGACGGCGGACTAGCCATGCCAATAGCCACACTGATGCAGTGGGACGAAAGCATCGTGCATCGCACGCTGCTCAAACCCGCAAGCTATGACGAAATGATTAAGCCATTCATCTTGAAGGATGGCAGCGACTCGCACTATGGACTGGGCGTCTTCTCGCAAGTGCGCAATGGCAAACACTTCGTCTCGCATTCCGGCGAAGTAGGCGGCTTCGTTTCCAACAACGTCATAGCCCTGGATGACGACATAGCCTTTGCCGCGTTGACCAACGTGGAAGGCCCGGGCGCAGCCCCTGCAACAAGTGCGCTTGTGCCCATCCTGTTGCCATCGTTGGTAAATGCCTCGAAGAAGACCGCGTCAAAGCCGGAAGAAGCCAGCGCGCCCGCAGAACCGACCTACGACAAGACTCACGCAGAACAGGTAAAGACAATTCTGCTTGGGCTGCAGAAAGGTTCGCTGGATCGCAACCTGCTCACCGCCGACGCCAACTTCTATTTCAATGAGACGACCATCGGCGACTTCAAGTCCAGCCTGCAACCGCTCGGCGCGTTACAGACGGTCACGCAAACGTCAGAAAAACTGCGCGGTGGCATGATCTTCCGTACTTACGATGCGGAATTCGCAGGCAAAACTCTTGACGTAACCACCTACACGCAAAACGACGGCAAGCTGGAACAGTTCCTGGTAGAACCGTAA
- a CDS encoding NAD(P)/FAD-dependent oxidoreductase, whose amino-acid sequence MSSPFDVIVVGGGPAGSTAAYKLGLAGAKVLLIDKAAEFPREKPCGGGLSARLLERFPYVGDLFDAGEVSVNPVSRVHLESPDGTRVTYQQGDPILYLVRRWQFDEALFKRAASVCSVRLGTTIRKCEVKPTHVELETTEGEIITGPMVIGADSANSVIARHTGLRSEAAHKEYAVDMMEETDYSRLDVKDRDAIYLFLTLTETFGYGYIFPKTHHLNLGFGCKLDWYLKELRGKGAEHHAQWVETLKRQGDVTGETNRSGYKAFPIPVSGPLAKTYTDRVLLAGDAGGFVNAFTAEGIFYAMTSGALAADTALNAVRTQQYDERTLAAYEKAWRQEIGDELLHSVDIQHRLFNGSGRMDALVRKAKEDPELLHLIIGYSMGASTYEQLRNHMMRSTVPTWVWNKVKSAVGFAR is encoded by the coding sequence ATGAGTTCTCCATTTGATGTGATCGTTGTCGGTGGTGGCCCCGCTGGTTCGACTGCAGCCTATAAGCTCGGACTGGCTGGGGCGAAAGTTCTGCTCATTGATAAGGCTGCGGAGTTTCCCCGCGAAAAGCCGTGCGGCGGTGGATTGTCTGCGCGATTGCTCGAACGGTTTCCTTACGTGGGCGACTTGTTCGACGCAGGTGAAGTTTCGGTAAATCCAGTAAGTCGTGTGCATCTGGAGTCACCGGACGGAACGCGTGTGACGTATCAGCAGGGCGATCCCATTCTGTATCTGGTGCGTCGTTGGCAGTTTGATGAAGCACTCTTCAAACGTGCCGCGTCTGTTTGCTCGGTGCGACTGGGAACGACGATTCGCAAATGCGAAGTGAAGCCGACACACGTCGAGTTGGAAACAACCGAAGGCGAGATCATCACTGGGCCGATGGTTATCGGTGCGGATTCCGCGAACTCGGTCATCGCGCGGCATACGGGACTTCGCAGTGAAGCGGCTCATAAGGAATACGCCGTGGACATGATGGAGGAGACGGACTATTCACGCTTGGATGTGAAGGATCGCGATGCCATCTATCTCTTCCTGACCCTGACGGAGACCTTCGGTTACGGATATATTTTTCCCAAGACGCATCATCTGAACCTTGGTTTTGGATGCAAGCTGGACTGGTATCTGAAGGAGCTGCGCGGCAAGGGCGCGGAGCATCATGCGCAGTGGGTGGAGACGTTGAAACGGCAAGGCGATGTGACCGGCGAGACGAATCGCAGCGGTTACAAGGCATTTCCTATCCCCGTTAGCGGGCCGCTGGCAAAGACATACACGGATCGAGTGTTGCTGGCGGGTGACGCCGGTGGTTTTGTGAATGCGTTTACTGCAGAGGGCATCTTTTACGCGATGACCAGTGGCGCACTTGCTGCGGATACGGCCCTGAACGCAGTTCGCACACAGCAGTATGACGAACGTACTCTGGCAGCGTATGAGAAGGCGTGGAGGCAGGAGATTGGTGACGAGCTTTTGCATTCCGTGGATATTCAGCATCGTCTTTTCAATGGCAGCGGGCGCATGGATGCGCTCGTGCGCAAGGCGAAGGAAGATCCGGAGCTGTTGCACCTGATCATTGGTTACAGCATGGGCGCATCCACCTATGAACAGCTCCGCAATCACATGATGCGCAGTACGGTTCCCACGTGGGTTTGGAATAAGGTGAAGTCTGCGGTGGGGTTTGCTCGCTGA
- the msrA gene encoding peptide-methionine (S)-S-oxide reductase MsrA, with product MYRFIRVVLAAALLSVTIACFAVDRGTFPVPKVDAAKAPGKLQTAVFAGGCFWGTQAVFERVKGVKKTVVGYAGGKASTATYDQVTTETTGHAESVEVQYDPAVITYGELLRIFFSVAHDPTQLNRQGPDVGTSYRSAIFYMTPEQQQIAQAYIAQLDAAHIFKAKIVTEVAPLKGFYRGEDYHQDYALKNPDNPYILVCDRPKISALKKQYPDLFVEYHGQ from the coding sequence ATGTACCGATTCATCCGTGTTGTCCTTGCCGCTGCTCTTCTCTCAGTCACAATTGCCTGCTTCGCGGTGGATCGCGGCACCTTTCCCGTGCCGAAAGTGGACGCGGCAAAGGCTCCCGGCAAGTTGCAGACAGCGGTATTTGCAGGTGGCTGCTTCTGGGGAACGCAGGCAGTGTTCGAACGCGTGAAGGGCGTGAAGAAAACAGTCGTGGGCTATGCGGGCGGAAAGGCGTCCACCGCAACATACGATCAGGTGACGACAGAGACCACCGGCCATGCCGAAAGCGTGGAGGTGCAATACGATCCCGCCGTCATCACCTACGGCGAGTTATTGCGCATCTTCTTCTCCGTAGCACATGACCCAACGCAGCTCAACCGCCAGGGTCCAGACGTTGGCACGTCCTATCGTTCCGCCATCTTCTACATGACACCGGAACAGCAGCAGATCGCGCAGGCTTACATCGCGCAACTGGACGCAGCGCACATCTTCAAGGCAAAGATCGTCACCGAAGTTGCCCCCCTGAAGGGCTTCTATCGCGGAGAGGATTACCACCAGGACTACGCTCTGAAAAACCCCGACAATCCGTACATCCTCGTATGCGACCGCCCAAAGATCAGCGCGTTAAAGAAGCAATACCCAGACCTGTTCGTGGAGTACCACGGCCAGTAA
- a CDS encoding RNB domain-containing ribonuclease has product MHNHTPFNLTNAAAEEMKLQGFELTPFPGHQQQLADILAGNVKDHRKRTDLRGLAWSSIDNDTSRDLDQIEWAERLEDGGIRVRVGVADVTATVGKDTPIDKFAARQCATIYTAARNFPMLPIELSTGLTSLNPGEERQAMVAEFVVDGDGSVREQRIFPALVCNSAQLAYSHVGPWLVNPEHAVPPAIDPAILDQLRLQDEVAQRLRRHRQEAGALDFRRTESTPVVADGRVLSLEDVGRNRAMDLIEDLMIAANETAAHLLSQAHRSGLRRVVKSPERWQRIVDLVYVTSANLSHRVTLPAEPDAKPLNDFLCKQREHDPDHYPDLALAIIKLMGAGEYVVVHANDPYPPGHFALAANDYSHSTAPNRRFPDMVTQRVLHAMLDNAPAPYTDDELAAIADHCNERDKAGRKVERSMLKRAQALALGSRIGEHYRAVVTGAGRSGTFVRVLKPAVEGMLVHGAEGLDVGDRVNVKLVHTDPARAFIDFVRI; this is encoded by the coding sequence ATGCATAACCATACTCCGTTTAACCTTACGAACGCTGCCGCGGAAGAGATGAAGCTGCAGGGGTTTGAGTTGACACCTTTTCCTGGTCACCAGCAGCAGCTTGCAGACATTCTTGCTGGCAATGTGAAGGACCATCGTAAGCGTACCGATCTGCGTGGGCTCGCGTGGTCGTCGATTGATAACGACACTTCTCGCGACCTGGATCAGATTGAGTGGGCGGAGCGGCTTGAGGATGGCGGCATCCGTGTGCGCGTCGGCGTGGCGGATGTTACGGCGACCGTTGGTAAGGACACGCCGATCGATAAGTTTGCTGCGCGGCAGTGCGCCACGATTTATACCGCGGCTCGCAACTTTCCGATGCTGCCCATTGAGTTGTCTACCGGCTTGACCAGTTTGAATCCCGGCGAAGAGCGGCAGGCCATGGTGGCTGAATTCGTTGTGGATGGGGATGGTTCCGTGCGTGAGCAGCGCATCTTTCCGGCGCTGGTATGCAACTCAGCGCAGCTTGCTTACAGCCATGTGGGGCCTTGGCTTGTGAATCCGGAGCATGCTGTACCGCCTGCGATTGATCCTGCGATTCTGGATCAGCTTCGTTTGCAGGATGAGGTTGCGCAGCGTTTGCGCCGGCATCGGCAGGAAGCAGGTGCGCTTGATTTTCGCCGCACTGAATCTACGCCTGTGGTTGCCGATGGACGCGTGCTATCGCTGGAAGATGTGGGCCGCAACCGCGCGATGGATCTGATTGAAGACCTGATGATTGCAGCGAATGAAACGGCGGCGCATCTGTTGTCGCAGGCGCATCGCAGTGGGCTGCGTCGCGTGGTGAAATCGCCGGAGCGTTGGCAGCGCATTGTGGACCTGGTCTACGTCACGAGTGCGAATCTTTCGCACCGCGTTACGCTGCCTGCAGAACCAGACGCGAAGCCGCTAAATGACTTTTTGTGCAAGCAGCGCGAGCATGATCCGGATCACTATCCTGACCTTGCGCTCGCCATTATTAAGCTAATGGGCGCAGGTGAGTATGTGGTGGTGCATGCGAATGATCCTTATCCTCCCGGACATTTTGCCTTGGCGGCAAATGACTATTCGCACTCCACGGCGCCGAATCGCCGCTTTCCAGATATGGTCACGCAGCGCGTGCTGCATGCCATGCTGGACAATGCTCCGGCGCCTTATACAGACGATGAGTTAGCGGCCATTGCAGATCATTGTAATGAGCGTGACAAGGCTGGCCGCAAGGTGGAACGCTCCATGCTGAAGCGGGCGCAGGCTCTGGCACTGGGTTCAAGGATTGGAGAGCACTATCGTGCAGTGGTTACCGGGGCGGGGAGGAGCGGTACGTTTGTCCGCGTACTGAAGCCTGCAGTGGAGGGCATGTTGGTGCATGGTGCTGAGGGATTGGATGTGGGTGATCGCGTGAATGTGAAGCTGGTCCATACGGATCCGGCGCGCGCATTCATTGACTTTGTGCGGATATGA